GGAGCAATTGAGCACACTTCGGGAACAAGATGGTGACTCTGATGTTCTTATTGAGTGTAGAGACGTCTACAAGTCATTTGGGGAAAAGAAAATCCTCAATGGTGTTAGCTTCAAGGTGATTCATTGTTTATACTTGCGTAAATATGATCCTTTTGCATATTTTTTTCGTTTTGATCTCTTACTTTGTTGTTCTGCTTGTTTTTGTGATGTTTTttatgaaaatgaaatgaaataatgAATGAGTTTTAGAGTATTTCAAGGCATATTTTTTATGACAGCTATTGCCAAGCTTTGGAAAGTGGGATTAGTTGGTTACTCGGATTAGAGTTTCTTCTTGGTTATCTGTGAAAGCAAAGTTTCTTTTATAACTTAATTTGGATCAATGCCTTTCTTATGAAAATTAGCTATTCCTCCACATCTCTCAAGGAAAGTTAGCTATTCTAGAATTGGAGGATTCAATTGATTTGGAGctcactaattttattttatgttttttcccCTTTACATTACAAATAGATTAGACATGGGGAAGCAGTTGGAATAATCGGTCCTTCTGGGACTGGAAAATCCACAGTTTTAAAGATTATTGCAGGATTACTTATTCCAGATAAGGTAAGTAGTTGATTGTGATGTTGATCTTGATGTCAATTTGAAATGCCTGAGTTCTACTTGTTGAATCTTATTGTTGTTAAACAAACAGGGTGAGGTTTATATTCGAGGTAGAAAGAGAGTTGGTCTGGTAAGCGATGATGAGCTACATGGTCTTCGCATTGGATTAGTAAGTTTTTGAGTGATCAGCAACCTGCTCATTTTAAGTTCTATTAATTTCCCTTTGTAATGGAATTTATTTATTGGTTTACAGGTGTTCCAAAGTGCAGCACTTTTTGATTCTTTGACTGTCCGTGAAAATGTTGGTTTTCTCTTGTAAGATGCAACCTTCATTGCCTTTGAAATATTGATTCCATTTTAATCTTGTCTAAATGATGGATTTGTCTTGTTTGTTTCTGATGTGTTTGTTTTTCAGGTATGAACACTCAAGCATGCCTGAAGACCAGATATCAGAGGTTGTCAAGGAAACCTTGGCTGCTGTTGGATTGAAGGTATTCATCATAAACATGGTTACTGTTAATTTTAGGCATTACCAATGCGGTTAAGATTAGCAAAGTATACCTTTTCTTTTTGGTGTTAAGAAAGTTTTTTCCATATACATGCGGCTAGAATGCATGATCACTTTCTCTTTTCTTACTTTTTTAGGGAGTTGAGAATCGGTTGCCTTCTGAGTTATCAGGTGGAATGAAAAAACGAGTTGCTTTAGCTCGATCTATTATTTATGACAATTCAAAGGATTCAATTGAGCCTGAGGTACAATATAGCTTTTAGAATACAACTTCCCTTTTCTCTCTTAAGTCCCCCATCTTTGCCCAGATTTGCAAATATTTGCTGGTATTTCCAAGttcttaattaatatttgaaATGTCTACTACTAGGTATGATTGACCGATTTTCTTTAGATATGGGTTCACCTAGAAATTCAAGAACCATAAAACGACATCCGTTGCATTTTGGATTTACTAAAATTGTCTTTGATATCAGCATGTATGAAACCATATGTAATCCAGTAGGTCAGTGACTCTGGCTTCAATTTGGAGTGAAAAAGTTATTTCCTTGTAATGTTCTCTTGATTGGACCTCCAATGGAATTTGGAATAGTGGGGCTATGTGATGACTTCATTGTCAATCCATCttttggtttttctttctttcttgattttttttattcttggatTCGTTATAAACCATATGATGAATTTGGATAGTAAATTCTCACGATGGTCATCTGAGGTTTTCTCTGATGCAATAATCCAATAATTCTGATGGTTTGATTGCAATCTTGTAAAAAAGTTATCTCTGTTCCACTCTAGGGTAGACAATGTGAAATCTATAGCAAAGATAAGCTGGGTTCCTGTTGCATTTTTTTGTCTGTACAAACACATTGTAGCCGTTCTATACTGATCCTCTTCTCGTCTTCTAGTTACTTTACGTTGCTAAAACTAGATGATTTTCAGCTATGTAGTGTGACAATAATCTTTTTTGACTCCGGTTATACTTATTGAGTTCTTATCTGATCCAGAATTACTTGTTATGTATTTTCTATCAAAGAGAGAATGTGATTTTAAGCTAACGCATCACTTTCTTCTACACCACTTAATTTTTCCTCCAAACCTTATTTTCTTCTGTTTATAAACGGTGTTTTGTGCTTCTGTAAAGGTTCTCTTATATGATGAACCAACTGCTGGACTAGATCCCATTGCATCAACTGTTGTTGAGGATCTAATTCGTTCAGTGCACATAAAAGGACAAGATGCACGTGGGAAACCCGGGAACATTGCATCATATGTGGTCGTCACTCACCAACATAGTACCATTAAAAGAGCCATTGACAGGTAAGCATTTTTTTCATAATGCTGCATGTCTAGTCTTCTTCCCATTCCCTCAAGTCACGTAATTTTGCTGGGATTGACAAACACATATCTGAGAAGCTACTGCATAATTTAGGTTGGTGTTTCTACACAAGGGAAAGATTGTTTGGGAAGGAATGACTCATGAATTTACAACATCAACAAATCCAATTGTTCAACAGGTAAGTGAACACAAATTGAGTTGTTTAAGAATTCGGAGTCTAGGGGCTATAAATATGTAAATGTAACAAGTGTAGGGAATTGTACCATAGTTTATTATGTCAAAGTACGTTTCTTTCGTGAAATTTTCTTGATCAGATTCGTATCATTATACAATCACTTTTCTGGAGACCCTTCTTTACTTTTGTGATTATCTATCGAAGTCCTGATTTTTGTGGGTCTTAAGTTTATATGCTATATGTTTCCACATTAATAAAAAGCATGGGCACAATCTGAAAtggaaatcaaaaaaatattttctgatcATTCAAACAAACTAATTTGCAATAGTTCATTCAGTTATGGTACATGTTTAGTAATTAGTATGGAAACAATACATGTTGACTAGGCATCTCTTGCCTTTGTCCGAGTTTAAGGGAAGCTGAAAGCAGATCACAGTCTTGGACAAGAACCAGAAAAACATAAGAATAATAGGATTAGAAACAGAAACATGTATATACACTAGGCTGAAGGAGCCTCAAAGGATTACATTATATCAAGAGAAATCGAAGTTTGATAAGACCATTGAGGTGGCTTAGATCTCGGACGATTTGACTAAATTAagtcccttttatttatttatttggcctTTTTGAGTTTATCACAGGACTGCATATTGCAGGCAAGCTTAAATTTTATAATGTGAATAACTTAGACTTTGTTTTCAACccccttttttatctttttctgttATTGCAGTTTGCATCTGGGAGCCTGGAGGGTCCTATCAAATACTAGAACATTAATGATGGTAGAGTAGCTGAAATGGGTTTATGGCTGATCTTGGCTACCCCTGATTGTGCAGATAGGAATGGAAAATGGATATAGCTTTCAACTGACAACTTATGTGAGAGCAGTAAAAGAATTGTGCGGGGTTTGTCAGGGTTTTGGTAGTAATTTCCAATCTAACCTCAATTTTAAAACTTGGATTGGAAGCTAGGAAGAACAGCATAAATTGTCGCTGGCTATTGAAATCATATTAAACTTGCTGCCTCTGGAAGATGCACAATGGattcctcccccccccccccccccccccttccctCCCCAAAAGAAAAAATGATGGTAGTAATAATTAGTAGATTTTAGAACAAGAGGACTGGTAGAATTCAATGTATTATTACATAGTTCTATATTTAATTTTTGATGTGTTACCACTTGATTGTAAACTATTCATTATTGTAGTCAAAATAAATCTGCTTCATGATTTTATATTCCCTCTGAACAAGGCGGCAAGCAACTCAATGAGCAATTTGAATTATTGCTTTATATATTAGTTCGTTTTTTGTTTGGTCAATCACAATCCCTGATCCTCGATCAGATTAATAGTAGATATTACTcttgttttttctttctctcttattcATCATCTTTTGGATCGGGTTGATAAAAAGATTGGTACCTTACTTGCTATTTAAGCCTGGAGAACACACATAATTGAATTTTGTCTAAACTTACCGCTTCTAACTGCGCCAATTTGCAGTTTAGTGTAAGCAATACCATAATCAAGGCAGGTTTTTAGTTCTCCAACTAGTAAAACTGCAATTTCATGCCTACAGTCATATTTTCATCATTGCTGCACTAGACAAACAAGCATTTTATCATGCTGACCCTACTTCAATTATACATAACATTATATCTGAGTGGAGATGTTAATTAATCCTAAAATAACCAGTTTCAGCTAAAAAAGAACCATTCAATGATCTACGATCACTTCACCTATCAAACTTTCACGATATACATACATTCTTTTCCAGCTGAATAATGCAGGACTATTCTATCTTCACTCCTTTACTAAAAAAGATCAATGAGGCAAAGGCATAAGAGTTGTTTATACCTTTTGTGATTCACATCATGACCAAAGTCCTGTCATTTCTGGACAGTAGTTCAGTAAATGATTAGCAGATATCACAGGATGTGTTTCATCTCTTGTAACAAGACAGTTACCACATTACAAAAATGGAATTTACAGGTTAACGTTTATCACTCTCACAAGCACTAAATCAAACTTTTGTCCGGAGAATGTAGTTTCTTGCTCTAGTAGAACAAAACAAAACGACAACACCAACATCGAAACTAATAAAGGTGCTAATAAAGAAAATTCCAACAGAAATCGGTCCATCCATTCTATCTTCCCCGAAAAAACTGCCTTGCTCTGATGAAACCCTTCCATCCTCACATCCGCCACCAGAAGATTCCAAGCATAAGTCTGGATTTCCAGCAAATGCTCCGGGAAATCTCCCATACCCTTGCTTCTGGGGAACAGATCCTGAGAAACAGTTGTAAGACAGATTCAAGGTGTCCAGACCTTGAAGGCTAGAAATGTTTCCTGGGATATGCCCCGACAACGAATTATGAGACAGATCTAATGCTTTCAAGCTCTGCATTTTCTGCAAACCCGGAAGCTGCCCATCAAGAAAGTTGGATGATAAATTTAGATATTGTAGGCCAGCTAGGCCAAATAAGCCCCTTGGAATCTCCCCATGTAGCAAGTTGTTTGATAGatcgattccaaccattgaggaAAGATTATAAGTGAAACTGGATTGATTGTTATCGGAAACAATAACGGATACTCTCAGCTGAACATTTCTTGTTGCACCCGTTGGCTCTTTAACAGTTAAGTCTCTGCTGTTAAACAATGAACTACCCTTAACATTAACATCAGGTATGAAGCCAGAGAACTTGTTGTGTGAGAAATCCATCATTTCTATTGCTTGAAATGTGAACAACCAACTAGGCAAAGTTCCACTGAATTTGTTCTGAGCTAGAGACAGATACCTGAGGTTTGTCCATTTGGTTATTGCATCATTCAAGGATCCAGAAAGATCATTAGAACTAAAATCAACAATCTCCAAAGATTTACATCCAGCCAAAGTGAGTGGAATGTCCCCTGAGAACCTGTTATTGCTTATGTCCAGTATCTTCAAGCTATCCAGTGCATCAAACTCCGGTTGAATCACGCCAGAAAGATTGTTATTATTAAGTATGAGGGCAAGCAGCTGGAAGCACCCAACAATATTAAGCGGAATAGTGCCAGATAGTGAGTTGTGTGAGAGATCAATGACTTCAAGGTAAGTCAAATTTCCAATCCTAGCAGGAATTTCTCCGGACAGAAGGTTGTGAGATAAGAACAAAGCCTGCAAGCTTTTCAATTCTGTAATTTTCAAAGGAATTTCACCAGAGAATTGATTGTGTGAAAGGTCAAGAAGAACCAGGCCCTGTTTTTCTGTCGTCTCCGCAATTTTACCTGGAATAGGACCACTCAGACCATTATTACTCAAGTCCAAAACCAGGAGCTTCTCCGAGAACACTAGTCTTGGAGATATTCTATACTTTAAGTGGTTCCCTGATAGGTTCAGATGACTCAAAACTTCAAGTGATGCAATACAGGCAGGTATTCCTCCCACAATTGAATTGTTTGACAGATTCAATACAGTTAGAGACTTAATCGCAGCCGAAAAGCAAGGCAAAGTACCCGAAAACCGATTCGAAGCCAGATTAAGCAAAACCAGTGGCTGGTGAAAATCAACCAGATTTCCAGAGAGCAAATTATTCTCAAGGTCCAAATAATTAAGGGACTTCAAGTAAACCAAGCTATCAGGTATCATCCCATTGAATGAGCAGAAACCAAGCTGCAATCTCTCCAAATAAGCAGAGAAATTACCAATCCAACCAGGAATTGGCCCTCCCAAATCAGGGTTCCCACTCAGAACAAGCTCAGTAAGTTGCTTAAGCCTCACGAAGGAATCTGGCACCCCACCATGGAACCGGTTGTGACTGAGATCAACGGTTCGAAGACCAAGCAAGTTCCCAAAACATACAGGTAGAGGGCATGTGAAGTTATTGTGTGAAAAATCCACCTTTTCAAGGTATGAAAGGTTACAAAAACTCGGGTGGATTTGGCCTGACAAGTTCATACTTGTGAGGTTAACCAAAAGAACATGGCCAGTGTTGTCACAGGTGATTCCATTCCAATTAGTGCAGTTATTGTTGGAGCTACCCCAACTGGACAAAACCTGGTCAGGGTCTTGAATCCATGACTTGAAGCACAAAAGTGAAACTTTGTCTTGTGGGTGAATATCAATTGAGTGACAAGTGGTTGAACACAGAAGAAAAATCATACACAAGAGTGTGAGTGGATGCAAAAAACAATGGTGGGATGTCAAGGAAAAAAAGGAGGAAATAGCATAACCCCATGTGTGTCCCATTGTAAAGTTGCAATCTTTAGGAATGGAAACAAGAGTTCTAAACAGAAACAAGGTGTAAAAACATGAACTTGAAGGCAACAACTTGAAGAATAGAATGAAAAAACAGAAAagtagagagaaagagagaagattgaaaaagaaggaagaaacttACATTGGTGTTTGTGTGTTGTGTTGGGTGGTGCTGCAATGAGGAAAAGTGGTGGTGCCTAATTCCACAGCAAAGGGAGGGTTTAGATTAGATTagatcaaagaaagaaaaataaagtggcTTTTTTTTCTTGCCGTGCTTCCTTCATCTGCATCAGCATTacccttttcttttttatattttcccCATTCACTTGCAGTTGCAGATGTGGCATATGTTCCTGTTCTGAGTGTTACTGCCACTGCTCCCGCTATATTCCTCTTcactgtttttttttattattttattttagacagCAATTTAagagttaaatttaaattttagctaGCATTGACTCAGGtcctaattcaaaattaaatttaattttagtgtactctagttgtaaaaactaaaaagtgatTTACaacaaaaagtttttttttacatACATTTAATTATGTATAGTACAAAaatgaatttttatattaattacatgACATAAATagtcaatttaattaaatatttttgtaaaatatttcaATCAGAATTAAACTCCTAAAATTCttacaaaaatattgaaaatagtaatatatatatatatatatatatataattataaaattatcttgATAAAATCTAATAATATTATACAACCATAACAAAGTCTTATTTTATTAGGTAAAATTTGttacataaattaaataatactaataaatttattatttacgaAAAtagattcttttaatttttttttttaatttttttttaagatgtgATCTTTTAGAATGGTAAGTTTTATGACAATCCAAGATACTAATGTCAATAGGTCATAGGTGTggttattttttatcataaaagaTAACATATTCTCCTATGTTTGTTGGATGATTAATAAGGCCAATATGCAGGCTTACATAATGAGAAGTAGAGACTTAACCCTTATTGAATTTTATATGGGATTCATGTCAAGGTACAAACAGAGAGAGTCAACTGTTTGATATTGAGAAGAGTAAGTAAAGCCTGCCTATGATTACTTCTGCATGCCCAGGTATATAAATTCAACTCTTCATTAGTTTTGGTAACTGCTACATTTAAGGCCTGATTGTTTGATCTAATTAAGAGAGATCAATAGAGACTTCTaagaattatataaatatttgtgAAAAGACTAAAAGTTTGAGAGCTTTTCATATAAGCTAAACAATGTACCTTCTGTAAAATAGACTCTTACTGAAAactattatcatataaaaaaataaactccTTTTCCTAAACTCAACCAAATGCACTCGAAGATTG
The sequence above is drawn from the Arachis hypogaea cultivar Tifrunner chromosome 4, arahy.Tifrunner.gnm2.J5K5, whole genome shotgun sequence genome and encodes:
- the LOC112797546 gene encoding protein TRIGALACTOSYLDIACYLGLYCEROL 3, chloroplastic translates to MVSLSTNPFFSLTTQNAASRSSSSSSSLYSRFAASTKFNSFHANNKDHRKVVCACVAPPTNFKSEDSSALRFNGSSKSEQLSTLREQDGDSDVLIECRDVYKSFGEKKILNGVSFKIRHGEAVGIIGPSGTGKSTVLKIIAGLLIPDKGEVYIRGRKRVGLVSDDELHGLRIGLVFQSAALFDSLTVRENVGFLLYEHSSMPEDQISEVVKETLAAVGLKGVENRLPSELSGGMKKRVALARSIIYDNSKDSIEPEVLLYDEPTAGLDPIASTVVEDLIRSVHIKGQDARGKPGNIASYVVVTHQHSTIKRAIDRLVFLHKGKIVWEGMTHEFTTSTNPIVQQFASGSLEGPIKY
- the LOC112797545 gene encoding receptor-like protein CLAVATA2 isoform X1, with the protein product MGHTWGYAISSFFSLTSHHCFLHPLTLLCMIFLLCSTTCHSIDIHPQDKVSLLCFKSWIQDPDQVLSSWGSSNNNCTNWNGITCDNTGHVLLVNLTSMNLSGQIHPSFCNLSYLEKVDFSHNNFTCPLPVCFGNLLGLRTVDLSHNRFHGGVPDSFVRLKQLTELVLSGNPDLGGPIPGWIGNFSAYLERLQLGFCSFNGMIPDSLVYLKSLNYLDLENNLLSGNLVDFHQPLVLLNLASNRFSGTLPCFSAAIKSLTVLNLSNNSIVGGIPACIASLEVLSHLNLSGNHLKYRISPRLVFSEKLLVLDLSNNGLSGPIPGKIAETTEKQGLVLLDLSHNQFSGEIPLKITELKSLQALFLSHNLLSGEIPARIGNLTYLEVIDLSHNSLSGTIPLNIVGCFQLLALILNNNNLSGVIQPEFDALDSLKILDISNNRFSGDIPLTLAGCKSLEIVDFSSNDLSGSLNDAITKWTNLRYLSLAQNKFSGTLPSWLFTFQAIEMMDFSHNKFSGFIPDVNVKGSSLFNSRDLTVKEPTGATRNVQLRVSVIVSDNNQSSFTYNLSSMVGIDLSNNLLHGEIPRGLFGLAGLQYLNLSSNFLDGQLPGLQKMQSLKALDLSHNSLSGHIPGNISSLQGLDTLNLSYNCFSGSVPQKQGYGRFPGAFAGNPDLCLESSGGGCEDGRVSSEQGSFFGEDRMDGPISVGIFFISTFISFDVGVVVLFCSTRARNYILRTKV
- the LOC112797545 gene encoding uncharacterized protein isoform X2 → MNLSGQIHPSFCNLSYLEKVDFSHNNFTCPLPVCFGNLLGLRTVDLSHNRFHGGVPDSFVRLKQLTELVLSGNPDLGGPIPGWIGNFSAYLERLQLGFCSFNGMIPDSLVYLKSLNYLDLENNLLSGNLVDFHQPLVLLNLASNRFSGTLPCFSAAIKSLTVLNLSNNSIVGGIPACIASLEVLSHLNLSGNHLKYRISPRLVFSEKLLVLDLSNNGLSGPIPGKIAETTEKQGLVLLDLSHNQFSGEIPLKITELKSLQALFLSHNLLSGEIPARIGNLTYLEVIDLSHNSLSGTIPLNIVGCFQLLALILNNNNLSGVIQPEFDALDSLKILDISNNRFSGDIPLTLAGCKSLEIVDFSSNDLSGSLNDAITKWTNLRYLSLAQNKFSGTLPSWLFTFQAIEMMDFSHNKFSGFIPDVNVKGSSLFNSRDLTVKEPTGATRNVQLRVSVIVSDNNQSSFTYNLSSMVGIDLSNNLLHGEIPRGLFGLAGLQYLNLSSNFLDGQLPGLQKMQSLKALDLSHNSLSGHIPGNISSLQGLDTLNLSYNCFSGSVPQKQGYGRFPGAFAGNPDLCLESSGGGCEDGRVSSEQGSFFGEDRMDGPISVGIFFISTFISFDVGVVVLFCSTRARNYILRTKV